A stretch of the Notamacropus eugenii isolate mMacEug1 chromosome 2, mMacEug1.pri_v2, whole genome shotgun sequence genome encodes the following:
- the PHB1 gene encoding prohibitin 1: MAAKLFEAVGKFGLGLAVVGGVVNSALYNVDAGHRAVIFDRFRGVQDIVVGEGTHFLIPWVQKPIIFDCRSRPRNVPVITGSKDLQNVNITLRILFRPVANQLPRIFTSIGEDYDERVLPSITTEILKSVVARFDAGELITQRELVSRQVSDDLTERAATFGLILDDVSLTHLTFGKEFTEAVEAKQVAQQEAERARFVVEKAEQQKKAAIISAEGDSKAAELIANSLATAGDGLIELRKLEAAEDIAYQLSRSRNITYLPAGQSVLLQLPQ, from the exons ATGGCTGCTAAGCTGTTTGAAGCTGTTGGCAAGTTTGGCCTGGGCTTAGCTGTTGTAGGAGGAGTTGTCAACTCTGCTTTATATAATG tGGATGCTGGCCACAGAGCTGTCATCTTTGATAGGTTCCGTGGAGTCCAAGACATTGTTGTAGGGGAAGGGACTCATTTTCTCATCCCATGGGTACAGAAACCGATTATTTTTGACTGCCGTTCTCGGCCACGGAATGTTCCAGTAATCACTGGTAGCAAGG ATTTACAGAATGTCAATATCACCCTTCGTATTCTCTTCCGACCTGTTGCTAATCAGCTGCCCCGAATCTTCACCAGCATTGGTGAGGACTATGATGAGCGGGTGTTGCCGTCCATAACCACTGAGATCCTCAAGTCAGTTGTA GCTCGATTTGATGCTGGAGAACTGATCACCCAGAGAGAACTAGTCTCCAGGCAAGTGAGTGATGACCTCACAGAGCGAGCAGCAACCTTTGGGCTCATCCTAGATGATGTTTCTTTG aCACATCTGACCTTTGGGAAGGAGTTCACGGAGGCAGTAGAAGCCAAACAGGTGGCTCAGCAGGAAGCAGAGAGGGCCAGATTTGTAGTGGAAAAG GCTGAGCAACAGAAGAAAGCAGCCATCATCTCAGCAGAGGGTGACTCCAAAGCAGCTGAGCTGATTGCCAATTCACTGGCCACTGCAGGAGATGGCCTAATAGAGCTTCGTAAACTGGAAGCCGCAGAGGACATTGCATACCAGCTTTCCCGCTCTCGGAACATCACCTACCTGCCTGCTGGACAGTCGGTGCTCCTCCAGCTTCCCCAGTGA